The Pyrodictium delaneyi genome contains a region encoding:
- the alaXM gene encoding alanyl-tRNA editing protein AlaXM yields MPTRLLFQEDSYMKEFDATVTRIENNKVYLDVTAFHPRPSGGLDADTGRLVTSSGYELRVVDTVAEGDEVAHIIEGDLSQVSVGEKVHGVLDWERRYRMMQLHTASHVLAAILYEKYGARVTGGHISPDMARDDFEINVDDWKKAILDAIEETNKILKRCIEVKIYWLPREEALKIPGIVKLADRIPPSVEQLRIVEIPGVDIQADGGPHVRNTCEVPGIVAVKLQSRGKRRKRVYYALVEEQKREE; encoded by the coding sequence ATGCCTACACGCCTACTCTTCCAGGAAGATAGCTATATGAAGGAATTTGACGCCACGGTCACTAGGATCGAGAACAATAAAGTGTATCTTGACGTTACAGCCTTCCATCCCCGGCCTAGTGGCGGGCTCGACGCGGATACTGGTAGGCTTGTAACGAGTAGTGGATACGAACTCCGGGTGGTAGATACTGTTGCAGAAGGTGATGAAGTAGCACACATAATTGAAGGTGATCTCTCGCAGGTCTCTGTGGGCGAGAAAGTGCATGGTGTTCTAGACTGGGAGCGTCGATATAGGATGATGCAGCTCCACACGGCAAGTCATGTGCTTGCAGCTATTCTCTACGAGAAGTATGGGGCTCGTGTTACTGGAGGCCACATATCGCCCGACATGGCTCGTGATGACTTTGAGATAAACGTTGACGACTGGAAGAAGGCTATACTAGATGCCATAGAGGAGACCAATAAGATACTGAAGCGTTGTATAGAGGTGAAGATCTACTGGCTTCCACGCGAAGAAGCGCTAAAAATACCTGGGATAGTGAAGCTCGCTGACCGTATACCGCCTTCAGTGGAGCAGCTACGTATAGTTGAGATACCCGGTGTAGACATTCAGGCTGATGGTGGGCCGCACGTACGGAACACCTGCGAAGTACCTGGTATTGTTGCAGTAAAGCTGCAGAGTAGAGGTAAGCGCAGAAAACGTGTCTATTACGCTCTCGTAGAGGAGCAAAAGAGGGAGGAGTAG